DNA sequence from the Pedobacter sp. W3I1 genome:
ATTTCGCCTAGCGCCTTGATATAAAATCCTGGCGCCAACTGGATTTTTTAAATGCATTACTTCAACAGCTTTTTTACTTAATAGCAGTGCGGCTGTATCTGATGCAAATTTTTGATTAAAATCTCTTCCTGCCAACAATTTAATATTTGCCGTTTTAAAGAAATCATAGGTGGTATAAATTTGATCGAAATCTATCATTTTATCACTTTCGGCCATTCCATCCCAGCCTAAACCTCTAATGCTGCTGTTTTTATTCGAGATGCTGCCTGATGATTGTGTAACACCAACCACAGCACCGCTTGATAACAATCGTGTTTTTAACAGGTTGAATTTTTCATACAATACCCCTTCATGAGGTATTTCTAACAACCCGGTGGATTTGTAGCCTAAAGGCATATTTTTAATAAACTGAATCTGTTTGTAGATGGTTATAGTTGCTGCAATTAACACGATCGAGAAGCTAAATTGAACAACTACCAAAACCTGTCTGAAAGTTAATCCGTATCCTTTTTTAAAGTTTAAAGTTTTTTTAAGCGACTGGATCACGTTAAATCCTGAAAGATAAAATGAAGGGTAGCTCCCGGAAATAAAACCTGTGATGATCAATACACCAAAAATCAAAATCCAATTGATTGGGTTTAAATAATCAAAAACGATTTCAATACCTAATAACTTGTTAAACATGGGCAAGCTAAACTCCAGGATAATGATGCTCAGCAGAATACTGATGAGTGTTAAAATAAACGACTCTAACATAAACTGAAAAATCAGATCTGCTCTGGATGCACCCATCGTTTTTTTAACGCCAATTTCTTTTGCCCGCCCTTGTGTATTGGCCGTTGCTAAATTCATAAAATTAATGCAGGCAATAAGGAGGATACCAATGGCTAAGCCAACAAATAGTTGCACCTGGGCAATATTACCGCCAATGCTTTTGCCATTTAAAAAGGTTCCCTGCAGGTGCAATTTTGTTAAGGGATAAAGAAATACATCTTCTTTAGCTGCTGAAAAGTGATTGTTTACAAAACCCTTTAATTTTGCATTAAAGGCAGTAACATCGGCGTGTTCATTTAATTGTAATAAGGTATAATAATCGTGGCTTCCCCAATTTGGTTTCTTTGGCCATTGATTTAAATTTTCATATAAAGACCATGTTGTTAACGATTCAAAACCATAGGTAACATTGGCTGGAAGATCTTTTATTACTGCTGTTACTTTTAAATCAACCTGATTTTCGAAACGTACTTTTTGGTTCAGCACATCAGTTTTACCAAATATCCGTTTTGCTGCCGTTTCTGTTAGTATAATCGAATTTGGATCGTTCAATGCTTTCTCCGGGTTTCCGCTAATGAAATCATAGTTAAATAACCGCAAAAAATCAGGGTCAACATACCTACTATCCAGCTTTAAACTTTCTTCGCCATTGGCCACCAATCTTTTATAAACAGATGTAGCTCTGGCACCATACTTTATATCAGGAAACTCCTCTTTAAGGGCAGCTAACATCACATTCTGCGACTGATCAATGGTCCTAATCACCTGGCCGTTCTGATCATTTAAATTAATCATGGCCTGATAGATGTGAGGTGAGTTTTTAAACTGTTTGTCGTAGCCCCACTCATAAGTAGCATATAACATCAGTAACAAACAAGAAGTTAAACCAATGGCCAAACCGCCAATATTAATGGCTGCATAAACTTTGTTCTTAAATAGGTTTCGCCATGCGATTTTTAAGTTCAATTTGAACATAGTGTTAAGGTTGAGGGTTGGAAGGTTAAAGGTTGGAAGGTTTGGGCGCTTAGCCGTCTACCTTAAAACCTTCTGCCTTCCTGCCTATTATTCATATTTAAGTGCATCAATAGTATTTGCAGCTGCTGCTTTATACGAGCGGATACTGACTGTTATTAAAGTCATAGCCATAGATATCACCATTGCCAGGGCGAACGGCCAGATGCTTATATCAATTCGATAGGCAAAACCCGAAAGCCATTTGGAAATGAATAAATAAGACAGTGGCCAGGCCAGGAGATTTGCGATAAAAACCATTATCAGGAACGAGCCGTTTAGCATTTTCACCAATTCGATTGTTGATGCGCCTAACACTTTTCTGATGGCAACTTCTTTGGTTCTTTGCGTGGCGACGAAAGAAATCAATCCGAATAAACCAATAAAGGAGATGAAGATGATTACACCTGCGAAGACTTTGAACAGGACACCCATAGTTTGCTCACTCTCGTAATAGTTATTGATGCTTTGGTTCACAAAACTTGAATCGAAAATCCCATTGGGAAAATTGCTTTTCCAAACGGCTTCAACTTCTTTCATTGAAGAAACCAATTGTTCAGCATCCATTTTTATCGCGACATTCCAGTACTCATCTTTACCCGGAAAAATTGCTAATCCTGAAATGTTTTCTTTTAATGACTGATCGTTAAAATCTTTTATAACACCAGCAATTGGTAATGTGTTCCCGCTGGCATATATTATTTTTCCAATGGCGTCCTCTGGATTCAGAATGTGCATTTTTTTTAAAAAAGTTTCGTTTACCACACAGGCATTCGCCGTATCACTCTTGCGAAAGACTTTTCCAGCTATTAATTTCAGATCAAAAACTTTAAAGAAACTTTCATCAGCACGCATATTCCGTAATTCGAAATCTTCGTTTTTAATCCCATTATAAGTGAAATCACTCGAATTAATGTTGCTTGATAATGGAGGCGATTGGCAAAAACTCATTTCTTGTACACCTGGAATCCTTAGTATGCGTTCTCTAAAAGTATTATATTTTATTTTACTTAAACTGTCATTAGGGATACCAACCATCGCCACAGCATTTGGGTTAAATCCTAAAGATTTTTCCTGTACATATTGCATCTGTTTAATTATCACCAAAGTTCCGATAATCAATATTACGGTTATTGAAAACTGAACCACAACCAGTATTTTCCGAAGACTTAAGCCACCGTTATTTAGCGAAATCTTGTTTTTGATAGCGAGCGCAGGATTAAACTTCGAAATAATTACTGCCGGATAAAATCCTGCCAGAAAACTTACAAACACAACGAGAATGGCCATAAAAAAGAATATTGCCGGATGACTGAATAAGCTGAATTCGATTGTGCCTTTAAAAAGATTCTGCATGGGCGGAATTGCCAGTTCAGTTATAACACAGGCAATAAGTAAAGCAACTAAACTCACAGCAAAAGTTTCCATCAGAAACTGAGTTACAAGTTGCTTTCTTTTACTGCCCATAACCTTGCGAACCCCCACTTCTTTAGATCGGTTAACAGATTGAGCAGTACTTAAATTGACGAAATTTATGCAAGCTGTAATAATTAGAAACAAGCCAATTACAGCAAGACCATAAATCTCACTTCTATTAATTGACGAATCGGCGAAGTTGTCGTATTTCTCACTAAAATGTATTTCCCTTAGAGGCTGAAGTCGGTTTGTTTGATTACCCGCTATCTTTTGAATCGGATAATACTTCTGATTGAACCTGGTTATCGATTCTTTCAAGTCGCCGGCTTTCAAACCGGCTTTTATGAGTACATAACTTGATGAGCTTGAATTTACGGAATCCCAGTTATCATTAAACCTTCCCGCATAAGTTTCATAACTAATTATGATTCCTAAAGGGAAACTGCTGTTTTGCGGCATATCCTGAATAATCCCCGACACTTTTAGGCCTATCCTATTTTCTAAGGTGATAGCTTTTCCTATTGCACCTTTTATACTTCCAAAAAATTTAATGGCATTCTTTTCTGTTAATACGACCATGTTAGGTTCGGCTAGTGCTAAATCCGGAGCGCTATAAATCCACTTAATATCGCTGAAAACTTCGAAGAAATCAGGCTGGGCATAGTAAACAGCCTCACGAGATTTAAGTTTCTCCTTACCCTTAGTATCCTTAACACTAATTATTCCACCCCTTTTAATAATAGAGCCAACCTTTTCGAGCCCTGTAATTTCATTTCTTGCAGCTGCAGAAAAAGGTATTGGCACGCCAGCCGAGTAGTCATCGTAGGCGTTGTATTTCCAATCGGTAACTACTCTGAAAATCCTGTCTTCATTTTTAAATCCCTCGTCAAAACTCATTTGGTAGCGAATAAAAATAAATATCAAAATACAGCTCGCCATCCCAATAGAAAGACCTATCACATTGATAAATGTATAGCCTTTATTCTTCCACAGGTTTCGCCAGGCGATTTTTAAGTTCAATCTGAACATAGTTGTTAATGTTGAGGGTTGGAAGGTTAAAGGTTGGAAGGTGTGGGCGCTTAGCCGTCTACCTTAAAACCTTCTGCCTTCCAGCCTATTATTCGTATTTAAGTGCATCAATAGTATTGGCAACCGCAGCTTTATAAGAGCGGATGCTTACCGTAATCAATGTAATCACCATAGAAATGATCATGGCCAACACAAAAGGCCAGATATTTAAATCAATGCGATAAGTAAAAGTAGCCAGCCATTTGGCAACAAATAAATACGCAAGCGGCCAGGCTACCAAATTGGCAAGAAAAACCATCAACAAAAATGAACCATTTAACATTTTAACCAATTCCAATGTCGAAGCACCTAAAACCTTTCTGATGGCAACTTCCCGTGTTCTTTGTGTAGCTACGAAAGAGATTAGCCCAAATAAACCGATAAAGGAAATAAAAATGATAACACCGGCAAATACCTT
Encoded proteins:
- a CDS encoding FtsX-like permease family protein, giving the protein MFRLNLKIAWRNLWKNKGYTFINVIGLSIGMASCILIFIFIRYQMSFDEGFKNEDRIFRVVTDWKYNAYDDYSAGVPIPFSAAARNEITGLEKVGSIIKRGGIISVKDTKGKEKLKSREAVYYAQPDFFEVFSDIKWIYSAPDLALAEPNMVVLTEKNAIKFFGSIKGAIGKAITLENRIGLKVSGIIQDMPQNSSFPLGIIISYETYAGRFNDNWDSVNSSSSSYVLIKAGLKAGDLKESITRFNQKYYPIQKIAGNQTNRLQPLREIHFSEKYDNFADSSINRSEIYGLAVIGLFLIITACINFVNLSTAQSVNRSKEVGVRKVMGSKRKQLVTQFLMETFAVSLVALLIACVITELAIPPMQNLFKGTIEFSLFSHPAIFFFMAILVVFVSFLAGFYPAVIISKFNPALAIKNKISLNNGGLSLRKILVVVQFSITVILIIGTLVIIKQMQYVQEKSLGFNPNAVAMVGIPNDSLSKIKYNTFRERILRIPGVQEMSFCQSPPLSSNINSSDFTYNGIKNEDFELRNMRADESFFKVFDLKLIAGKVFRKSDTANACVVNETFLKKMHILNPEDAIGKIIYASGNTLPIAGVIKDFNDQSLKENISGLAIFPGKDEYWNVAIKMDAEQLVSSMKEVEAVWKSNFPNGIFDSSFVNQSINNYYESEQTMGVLFKVFAGVIIFISFIGLFGLISFVATQRTKEVAIRKVLGASTIELVKMLNGSFLIMVFIANLLAWPLSYLFISKWLSGFAYRIDISIWPFALAMVISMAMTLITVSIRSYKAAAANTIDALKYE
- a CDS encoding ABC transporter permease, with the translated sequence MFKLNLKIAWRNLFKNKVYAAINIGGLAIGLTSCLLLMLYATYEWGYDKQFKNSPHIYQAMINLNDQNGQVIRTIDQSQNVMLAALKEEFPDIKYGARATSVYKRLVANGEESLKLDSRYVDPDFLRLFNYDFISGNPEKALNDPNSIILTETAAKRIFGKTDVLNQKVRFENQVDLKVTAVIKDLPANVTYGFESLTTWSLYENLNQWPKKPNWGSHDYYTLLQLNEHADVTAFNAKLKGFVNNHFSAAKEDVFLYPLTKLHLQGTFLNGKSIGGNIAQVQLFVGLAIGILLIACINFMNLATANTQGRAKEIGVKKTMGASRADLIFQFMLESFILTLISILLSIIILEFSLPMFNKLLGIEIVFDYLNPINWILIFGVLIITGFISGSYPSFYLSGFNVIQSLKKTLNFKKGYGLTFRQVLVVVQFSFSIVLIAATITIYKQIQFIKNMPLGYKSTGLLEIPHEGVLYEKFNLLKTRLLSSGAVVGVTQSSGSISNKNSSIRGLGWDGMAESDKMIDFDQIYTTYDFFKTANIKLLAGRDFNQKFASDTAALLLSKKAVEVMHLKNPVGARILYQGARRNVVGVFENIVWGDPSKVAAPMLIAYADISDVITMRLNPTKSLNESIGVIDKLVKEINPNFPVEIKFIDGLNETKLKNERILGTLANLFGCLAVFVSCLGLFGLSSFSTSQRIKEVSIRKILGASITELMTLLSLNFIKLIFIAIVISLPIAYYIMNDWLQHFELRTPLSLWMFALTATLTLLISILTITWQTYRAAKTNAVEALKYE